Proteins encoded by one window of Arachis hypogaea cultivar Tifrunner chromosome 1, arahy.Tifrunner.gnm2.J5K5, whole genome shotgun sequence:
- the LOC112708913 gene encoding acetyl-coenzyme A carboxylase carboxyl transferase subunit beta, chloroplastic-like, giving the protein MEKGWFNSMLFYRQLEYRCGLSNSMDSFGPVENTSASEDPILIDMEKDFPSWNDSDNSSYSNVDYLVGVRNIRNFLSDKILLVRDNNSQRNRYSIYFDIENQFLEISNNPSFLSEPESLFDSYNKNSSYLNNVSKRHENHYMYDTKSSWKNGIHNCIESYLRSQICIVSHILGESDKYNDSYFYTSICGKGGNSSESEGSSIKTTITNENLTKREDSKDLDETKKCKHLWIECENCYGLNYRKFFKSKMNICEHCGYHLKVSSSDRIEPDEKNGITSYGLVENDSDLVHGILEVEGALVGSSRTEKGCSQFDNDRVTLLLRSKLRNPLNMIQKGSCFIVDQRFLYEKYESEFEEGEGVLDPQQMEEDLFNHIVWAPRIWRPWGFLFNCIERPNELGFPYWARSFRGKRIIYEEEDELQENDSEFLQGGTMQY; this is encoded by the coding sequence ATGGAAAAAGGGTGGTTCAATTCTATGCTGTTTTATAGGCAGTTAGAATACAGGTGTGGGCTAAGTAACTCAATGGATAGTTTTGGTCCTGTTGAAAATACCAGTGCAAGTGAAGACCCAATTTTGATTGATATGGAAAAAGACTTTCCTAGCTGGAATGATAGTGACAATTCTAGTTACAGTAATGTTGATTATTTAGTCGGTGTCAGGAACATTAGAAATTTCCTATCTGATAAAATTCTTTTAGTTAGGGATAACAATAGCCAAAGGAACCGTTATTCCATATATTTTgatattgaaaatcaatttttggagATTTCTAATAATCCTTCTTTTCTAAGTGAACCAGAAAGTCTTTTTGATAGTTATAATAAGAATTCTAGCTATCTGAATAATGTCTCTAAGAGACATGAGAATCATTACATGTATGATACTAAATCGAGTTGGAAAAATGGCATTCATAATTGCATTGAAAGTTATCTTCGTTCTCAAATCTGTATTGTTAGTCACATTTTAGGTGAAAGTGATAAATACAATGACAGTTACTTTTATACTTCTATTTGTGGTAAGGGCGGAAATAGTAGTGAAAGCGAGGGTTCTTCCATAAAAACAACTATCACGAATGAGAATTTAACTAAAAGAGAGGATTCTAAAGATCTCGATGAAACTAAAAAATGCAAACATTTATGGATTGAATGCGAAAATTGTTATGGATTAAATTATAggaaattttttaaatcaaaaatgAATATTTGTGAACACTGTGGATATCATTTGAAAGTGAGCAGTTCAGATAGAATCGAACCTGATGAAAAAAATGGGATCACTTCTTATGGACTCGTTGAGAATGATTCTGATCTAGTTCATGGCATATTAGAAGTAGAAGGCGCTCTGGTGGGATCCTCACGGACAGAAAAAGGTTGCAGTCAGTTTGATAATGATCGAGTGACATTGCTTCTTCGGTCCAAACTAAGGAATCCCTTAAATATGATTCAAAAAGGATCTTGTTTTATCGTTGATCAGAGATTTCTCTATGAAAAATATGAATCGGAGTTTGAAGAAGGGGAAGGAGTCCTTGACCCGCAACAGATGGAGGAGGATTTATTCAATCACATAGTTTGGGCTCCTAGAATATGGCGCCCTTGGGGCTTTCTATTTAATTGTATCGAAAGGCCCAATGAATTGGGATTTCCCTATTGGGCCAGGTCATTTCGGGGCAAGCGGATCATTTATGAGGAAGAGGATGAGCTTCAAGAGAATGATTCGGAGTTCTTGCAGGGTGGAACCATGCAGTACTAG